In the Solibacillus sp. FSL K6-1523 genome, one interval contains:
- a CDS encoding ketopantoate reductase family protein has translation MKIEIIGAGAVGMLVASFIAEMQETVCLITRTEDQAMQLRENNLIRTNYDGMESVFPIDATTTLSGDADMIIIAVKYGQLQDVYKQLQTVKQSTPILFLQNGLAHYDEALRLAFCHIAFCSVQFGAQKMNGHHVAHKGIGPMKIAVAKGEKRLFLPMEAYASECFPIVFEQDAEMMLFEKAWLNCLINPLTAVLQVPNGQLIQQIDAFQILKNLYNEMVVAFPQFAESVRFEQVVALCKRTAKNTSSMRADLLAGRKTEIETIVGAVIKRAQKEQKQLPILQTFYLLVKALEESGEQM, from the coding sequence ATGAAAATTGAAATTATTGGTGCTGGGGCAGTAGGGATGTTAGTAGCGAGTTTTATTGCAGAAATGCAAGAAACTGTCTGTTTGATTACAAGGACAGAGGACCAGGCAATGCAATTAAGAGAAAATAACTTAATCCGAACGAATTATGATGGAATGGAATCGGTTTTCCCGATAGATGCTACAACCACTTTAAGTGGTGATGCGGACATGATAATTATCGCGGTGAAGTATGGTCAGTTACAGGATGTTTATAAACAGTTACAAACGGTAAAGCAATCCACGCCTATTTTGTTTTTACAAAATGGTTTAGCGCACTACGATGAGGCGCTCCGATTGGCGTTTTGTCACATTGCTTTTTGTTCGGTTCAATTTGGTGCGCAAAAAATGAATGGGCACCATGTTGCACATAAAGGGATTGGCCCGATGAAAATTGCTGTTGCAAAGGGAGAAAAGCGTTTATTTTTGCCCATGGAAGCCTATGCATCAGAGTGTTTTCCGATTGTTTTTGAACAAGATGCAGAAATGATGTTGTTTGAAAAAGCGTGGTTAAATTGTTTAATTAATCCTTTGACAGCGGTATTGCAAGTGCCAAACGGACAACTAATTCAACAAATAGATGCTTTTCAAATATTGAAGAATTTATATAATGAAATGGTAGTGGCCTTTCCGCAATTCGCAGAGAGTGTTCGATTTGAGCAAGTTGTGGCACTTTGTAAACGAACGGCTAAAAACACATCATCTATGCGAGCGGACCTTTTAGCGGGTAGAAAAACAGAAATTGAAACGATTGTCGGGGCTGTTATTAAAAGGGCGCAAAAGGAGCAGAAGCAATTACCAATATTACAAACATTTTATCTACTTGTGAAAGCATTGGAGGAGAGCGGTGAACAAATGTGA
- a CDS encoding acyl-CoA carboxylase subunit beta, whose translation MTQPTYNAKLQQKIDSIYAGGHSKYHDKLKETNKLFVRDRLKLLFDDGKYEEDGRFANCEADDLPADGVVTAIGQIDGQTVCVMANDSTIKAGSWGARTVEKIIRIQEKAEKLQVPIFYLVDSAGARITDQLEMFPGRRGAGRIFHNQVRMSGVVPQICILFGPSAAGGAYIPAFCDIVIMVEGNASMYLGSPRMAEKVIGEKVTLEEMGGARMHCTVSGCGDVLTDNEEQAIEEARRYMGYFPANFSEYPPLDKMRLPKSGKVLEEIIPENQNAPFDMYECIDRLIDENSFFEIKKLFAPELITGLARMNGQVVGVVANQPKVKGGVLFVDSADKASKFIALCDAFSIPLLFLADVPGFMIGTKVERAGIIRHGAKLIAAMSSATVPKISVIVRKAYGAGLYAMCGPAFDPDVVIALPTAQIAVMGPEAAVNAVYSNKIEAIEDSKERMQFVKQKIAEYKEEIDLYKLASEMVIDEIVAPNQLRETLIQRFNYYKSKQMALPYRKHPVYPV comes from the coding sequence GTGACACAGCCAACGTACAATGCAAAATTACAGCAGAAAATCGATTCAATTTATGCGGGTGGACACTCAAAATATCATGATAAATTAAAAGAAACGAATAAATTATTTGTTCGGGACCGATTAAAACTTTTATTTGATGATGGTAAATATGAAGAAGATGGTAGATTTGCAAACTGTGAGGCGGACGATTTACCGGCGGATGGTGTTGTAACAGCAATTGGACAGATTGATGGTCAGACAGTTTGTGTCATGGCGAATGACTCGACAATAAAAGCAGGCTCATGGGGTGCTAGAACCGTCGAGAAAATCATTCGTATTCAGGAAAAGGCTGAAAAACTCCAAGTACCCATTTTTTATTTAGTCGATTCAGCGGGTGCGCGTATTACAGACCAGCTTGAAATGTTTCCGGGGAGACGCGGGGCTGGGCGTATTTTCCACAATCAAGTTCGCATGAGTGGTGTCGTTCCGCAAATCTGTATTTTATTTGGACCTTCAGCAGCAGGTGGTGCTTATATTCCTGCATTTTGCGATATTGTCATTATGGTAGAGGGCAATGCGTCGATGTATTTAGGATCCCCACGCATGGCCGAGAAGGTGATTGGTGAAAAGGTGACGTTGGAAGAAATGGGTGGCGCTCGTATGCATTGTACGGTAAGTGGTTGTGGGGACGTTCTTACTGACAATGAAGAGCAAGCAATTGAAGAAGCACGTCGCTATATGGGTTATTTCCCGGCAAACTTCTCGGAATATCCGCCGTTAGATAAAATGAGGTTACCGAAAAGCGGGAAGGTGTTAGAGGAAATTATTCCAGAAAATCAAAATGCACCGTTTGATATGTATGAATGTATCGATCGATTGATTGATGAAAATAGTTTTTTTGAAATAAAGAAGCTATTTGCGCCAGAATTAATTACAGGGCTCGCACGGATGAATGGTCAAGTTGTCGGTGTTGTTGCTAATCAACCGAAAGTAAAAGGTGGCGTGCTATTCGTTGATTCTGCTGATAAAGCGTCGAAATTTATTGCGTTATGTGACGCGTTTTCTATTCCGCTGTTATTTTTAGCAGATGTTCCTGGGTTTATGATTGGGACGAAGGTTGAACGCGCGGGTATTATACGACACGGCGCCAAATTGATAGCTGCTATGAGCTCGGCTACAGTTCCGAAAATTTCTGTCATCGTTCGAAAAGCGTATGGAGCGGGCTTGTATGCGATGTGCGGTCCGGCATTTGATCCGGATGTTGTCATTGCTCTTCCAACGGCGCAAATTGCTGTCATGGGACCTGAAGCGGCGGTAAATGCAGTCTATTCCAATAAAATTGAAGCGATTGAAGATTCAAAAGAACGTATGCAATTTGTAAAGCAGAAAATAGCAGAATATAAAGAAGAAATTGATTTGTATAAACTCGCATCAGAGATGGTAATTGATGAAATTGTTGCGCCGAATCAACTTCGAGAAACGTTAATTCAACGTTTTAATTACTATAAATCCAAACAAATGGCGCTTCCTTATCGAAAACATCCAGTCTATCCAGTATAA
- a CDS encoding DUF3397 domain-containing protein, producing MQFIVAVIILCPLLAFLIVFVSCRKIRIEQHMAIGLAADVTTVILFFSVPIAIQALWELSLFIPIYLVALLVALVFTYIDWKKKKEIQVMQLLKRIWRAYFLLLGMVYFFVWVIGLVHSVTMYLMAV from the coding sequence TTGCAATTCATAGTAGCGGTCATTATTTTATGTCCACTCCTTGCATTTCTTATTGTATTTGTAAGTTGTCGGAAAATCCGAATTGAACAACATATGGCTATCGGCTTGGCGGCGGATGTCACAACTGTTATTTTGTTTTTTTCAGTACCGATTGCCATTCAAGCGCTGTGGGAGCTGTCGCTATTTATTCCGATTTACTTGGTGGCGCTATTAGTGGCTCTTGTTTTTACATATATTGATTGGAAAAAGAAAAAAGAAATACAAGTGATGCAACTATTGAAAAGGATTTGGCGTGCTTATTTTTTATTATTAGGAATGGTTTACTTTTTCGTGTGGGTCATTGGCTTAGTGCACTCAGTTACGATGTATTTGATGGCTGTATAA
- a CDS encoding biotin/lipoyl-binding carrier protein, giving the protein MAEVKAQMAGTVFEVSVKEGDSVTKGQTLIILESMKMEIAHEAEGEGTVTKICVAEGDFVEENDVLVELA; this is encoded by the coding sequence ATGGCGGAAGTAAAAGCGCAAATGGCGGGGACAGTTTTTGAGGTAAGTGTTAAAGAAGGAGACAGCGTAACGAAAGGGCAAACATTGATCATTTTAGAATCAATGAAAATGGAAATTGCACATGAGGCAGAAGGGGAAGGAACGGTAACGAAAATTTGCGTAGCTGAAGGTGATTTTGTTGAAGAAAATGATGTACTAGTGGAACTAGCCTAA
- a CDS encoding transcriptional regulator has translation MEQKRRKDQWTAMDDEKLAEIVIQAVQNGRTQLEAFEQAARELNRTKQACGFRWNKTLRLQYGQVLNSVRKRPKQLMRSHLKLALSSFEELTEAYNDLEIKHTELQSEYEKVLKWVQQGVNLVGDKK, from the coding sequence ATGGAGCAAAAGAGAAGAAAAGATCAATGGACAGCTATGGATGATGAGAAATTAGCGGAAATTGTCATTCAAGCAGTGCAAAATGGGCGTACGCAATTAGAGGCGTTCGAGCAAGCCGCGCGTGAATTAAATCGAACGAAGCAAGCTTGTGGGTTCAGGTGGAATAAAACATTAAGACTGCAGTATGGGCAAGTGTTAAACAGTGTGAGAAAGCGCCCGAAGCAACTGATGCGTAGTCATTTAAAACTAGCGTTATCCAGTTTTGAGGAATTGACAGAAGCTTATAATGATCTTGAAATAAAACATACAGAGCTACAATCTGAATATGAAAAAGTATTAAAGTGGGTGCAGCAAGGGGTCAATTTGGTTGGAGATAAGAAGTGA
- a CDS encoding enoyl-CoA hydratase/isomerase family protein, translating to MDYLIDNNDGILTFTINREEKRNAINYAVMDGLKEVITYINEHESVRFLVITGAGDKSFCSGGDLSEFHSLETEEQAFGMLSKMGNILYDLATLPVPTIALINGTAVGGGCEIATACDFRVMASHAKAGFIQGSLAITSGWGGGTYLFERGLRHDRALKMLVDAKPYDAQTLYEIGWAMRVYIEGTKEQALADFIEHMAKIHPSVHQAYKEIELRKWRERNMYERVMEEIRVCAKLWESEAHHEAVNNFLNKSKQK from the coding sequence ATGGATTATTTAATCGATAATAATGATGGGATTTTAACGTTTACGATCAATCGTGAAGAAAAGCGTAACGCAATCAATTATGCTGTTATGGATGGATTGAAAGAAGTTATTACATATATCAATGAACATGAAAGTGTCCGTTTTTTAGTCATAACGGGGGCTGGAGATAAGTCGTTTTGCTCGGGTGGCGATTTATCGGAGTTTCACTCACTTGAGACGGAAGAGCAAGCTTTTGGCATGTTGAGTAAAATGGGAAATATTTTATATGATTTAGCTACTTTACCAGTGCCGACGATTGCGCTTATTAACGGTACGGCAGTTGGAGGTGGCTGTGAGATTGCAACGGCATGTGACTTTCGGGTGATGGCATCCCATGCGAAGGCAGGCTTTATCCAAGGATCGTTAGCAATTACTTCTGGATGGGGCGGGGGCACGTATTTATTTGAGCGTGGGTTAAGACATGATCGTGCGCTAAAAATGCTCGTGGATGCTAAACCGTATGATGCGCAAACTTTATATGAAATTGGTTGGGCGATGCGTGTTTATATTGAGGGGACAAAGGAGCAAGCACTTGCTGACTTCATTGAACATATGGCGAAAATTCATCCTTCAGTACATCAAGCATATAAAGAGATTGAGCTTCGTAAATGGCGTGAGCGCAATATGTATGAACGTGTGATGGAGGAAATTCGAGTGTGCGCGAAATTATGGGAATCCGAAGCGCATCATGAAGCGGTAAATAACTTCTTAAATAAATCCAAACAAAAATGA